A region of the Roseiflexus sp. RS-1 genome:
GGTCGGCGCATTCCTGCGCAAGTACAGCCTCGATGAACTGCCGCAACTGGTCAACGTACTCCGCGGCGAGATGAGCCTGATCGGTCCGCGCATGATTACACGCCAGGAACTGGAGAAGTTCGGTAAATGGCAACACAACCTCTCGACCGTAAAGCCGGGATTGACCGGTCTGTGGCAGGTAAGCGGTCGCAGTGATCTCTCCTACGAAGATCGGGTGCGCCTCGATATGCACTACATCCGTAACCACACCATCTGGCTGGACCTGCAAATACTCTTCCAGACGATACCGGCACTGCTGACCGGTCGCGGAGCCTACTGACAAGGAGCGATGCCATGGCAAAAATACTTCGGGCAGCACTGATCGGCGCGGGAATCATGGGTCTCAATCACGCGCGCGTCTACTCCGAAATGGAGGATGTCGAACTGGTTGCCGTCGCCGATGTCGATCCGAAAACCGTCTCGCGGTTGGTTCAGCGCTTTCGGGTACATGGTTATACTGACTATCGCGAAATGCTCGAGCGCGAACAACTCGATCTGGTATCGGTCGCAACGCCAACCGAGCATCACTTTACGGTGGCCCGTGACACGTTGCGCGCAGGGGTGGCAACGCTGGTCGAAAAACCGATTGCAGCAACCGTTCAACAGGGCGCTGAACTGACCACACTGGCGCACGAAACGGGCGTCTTGCTCACCGTCGGTCATATCGAGCGGTTCAACCCGGCAATCATCGCCCTGAAAGGGCAACTCGAACACGGCGCGTTGGGGCGTGTGTACCAGATTACGTCGCGTCGCATCGGTCCGTTCCCCAGCCGCATCAAGGATGTCGGCGTCGTTATCGATCTGGCGACGCATGACCTCGACATTATGCACTACCTGACCGACTCGATCGTGATCAAGTTGCACGCCGAGATTGGGCGTCGGTTGCACACCGCACACGAAGATTTGCTCTCAGCCGTCCTGCGCTTCGAGAACGACATTATCGGCATGCTGGACATCAACTGGTTGTCGCCCAACAAAGTGCGCGAACTCTCGGTCATCGGCGAGCGGGGCATGTTCGTTGCCAACTACATCACCCAGGATCTGACCCTCTACGAAAACGATCTGGCGCCATACGGAGCGGAATGGCCGCAAGCAGCGCTTATGGGCGTCACCGAAGGCCGTATGATCCGCTTCAAAGTCAACAAGAAAG
Encoded here:
- a CDS encoding Gfo/Idh/MocA family protein, which encodes MAKILRAALIGAGIMGLNHARVYSEMEDVELVAVADVDPKTVSRLVQRFRVHGYTDYREMLEREQLDLVSVATPTEHHFTVARDTLRAGVATLVEKPIAATVQQGAELTTLAHETGVLLTVGHIERFNPAIIALKGQLEHGALGRVYQITSRRIGPFPSRIKDVGVVIDLATHDLDIMHYLTDSIVIKLHAEIGRRLHTAHEDLLSAVLRFENDIIGMLDINWLSPNKVRELSVIGERGMFVANYITQDLTLYENDLAPYGAEWPQAALMGVTEGRMIRFKVNKKEPLRAELDAFAAAVRSGGPPPVRPEDALLALMVAQKLIESGAYGETLCAVDDHGEIWEPLQPRRRHLAEMEAGAIA